The following proteins come from a genomic window of Verrucomicrobium sp.:
- the rplV gene encoding 50S ribosomal protein L22, whose product MEVKAVTKFARISAFKAREVTREIQGLPAADALERLQFYPKKAARLIFKTLHSAVANAENNNNLRRENLVVKEATVGEGPTFKRFQPKARGSAGPIRKRTSHVRIILTEQEEPVAPKKAKKVKAEKAEKQS is encoded by the coding sequence ATGGAAGTGAAAGCAGTGACAAAGTTTGCGCGTATCTCCGCCTTCAAGGCGCGGGAGGTGACGCGGGAGATTCAGGGTCTGCCGGCGGCGGACGCCCTGGAGCGCCTGCAGTTCTACCCGAAGAAGGCCGCCCGGCTGATCTTCAAGACGCTGCACTCCGCCGTTGCCAACGCGGAAAACAACAACAACCTGCGCCGCGAAAACCTGGTCGTGAAGGAAGCCACCGTCGGCGAAGGCCCGACCTTCAAGCGCTTCCAGCCCAAGGCCCGCGGCAGCGCCGGCCCCATCCGCAAGCGCACCAGCCACGTTCGCATCATCCTGACTGAGCAGGAAGAGCCCGTCGCCCCGAAGAAGGCGAAGAAGGTCAAGGCTGAGAAAGCCGAAAAGCAGAGCTAA
- the rpsC gene encoding 30S ribosomal protein S3, with the protein MGQKVNPIGFRVAVNRNWRSMWYANKKDFPVYVVEDYRIRRFVKKKLEQAAVSKIVIERAGNRVRVNIHTARPGLVIGRKAAELDKLKEEIRAFTSKEREILIDVKEVKNPELDAQLVAENIATQIERRISHRRAMKKAVQLTMDMGALGIRVRAAGRLGGSEIARVERYLEGKVPLHTLRADVDYGFTEANTIAGKIGIKVWICRKEEAALLPA; encoded by the coding sequence ATGGGTCAAAAAGTTAATCCGATCGGCTTCCGCGTTGCGGTCAACCGCAACTGGCGCTCCATGTGGTACGCCAACAAAAAGGACTTCCCCGTTTACGTCGTGGAAGACTACCGCATTCGCCGCTTCGTGAAAAAGAAGCTGGAGCAGGCGGCCGTCTCCAAGATCGTCATCGAGCGCGCCGGCAATCGTGTCCGCGTCAACATCCACACCGCTCGCCCCGGCCTGGTCATCGGCCGCAAGGCCGCGGAGCTGGACAAGCTTAAGGAAGAGATCCGCGCCTTCACCAGCAAGGAGCGCGAAATCCTCATCGACGTCAAGGAAGTCAAGAATCCGGAGCTGGACGCTCAGCTCGTGGCGGAAAACATCGCCACGCAGATCGAGCGCCGCATCTCCCACCGCCGCGCCATGAAGAAGGCCGTGCAGCTGACCATGGACATGGGCGCCCTCGGCATCCGCGTTCGTGCCGCCGGCCGCTTGGGCGGTTCGGAAATCGCCCGCGTGGAGCGTTACCTGGAAGGTAAAGTTCCCCTTCACACCCTGCGCGCCGACGTCGACTACGGCTTCACCGAAGCCAACACCATCGCCGGCAAAATTGGCATCAAGGTTTGGATCTGCCGTAAGGAAGAAGCCGCCCTTCTGCCCGCCTAA
- the rplP gene encoding 50S ribosomal protein L16, producing MPLLPKRVKYRKTQRGSRKGVATRNIHIDFGNYALQTLERAWITNVQIEACRVAITRNMKRKGKLWIRIFPDKSVTSRPPETRMGKGKGQPEHWVAVVKPGNILFELDGLTEPIAKECFRLAASKLPIRTRFITRAGKSA from the coding sequence ATGCCTCTTCTCCCCAAGCGGGTCAAATACCGCAAGACCCAGCGCGGCAGCCGCAAAGGCGTCGCCACGCGCAATATCCATATCGACTTTGGCAACTACGCGCTCCAAACCCTGGAGCGGGCGTGGATCACCAACGTCCAGATCGAAGCCTGCCGCGTTGCCATCACCCGCAACATGAAGCGCAAGGGCAAGCTCTGGATCCGCATCTTCCCGGACAAGTCCGTCACCTCCCGCCCGCCTGAGACCCGAATGGGTAAGGGCAAGGGCCAGCCCGAGCATTGGGTCGCCGTCGTCAAACCCGGCAACATTCTTTTCGAGCTGGACGGTCTTACCGAGCCGATCGCCAAGGAATGCTTCCGTCTGGCCGCCAGCAAGCTGCCCATCCGCACCCGCTTCATCACTCGCGCCGGAAAGAGCGCCTAA
- the rpmC gene encoding 50S ribosomal protein L29, which produces MTKISDIRNLSDAELVSKKKEARQEIFNLRLQQQTGRLEKPSRLRELKRQIAHIETVATERKSGKTVAAKAETAPKAPKAKAKKAATAEK; this is translated from the coding sequence ATGACCAAGATCTCCGATATCCGCAACCTTTCCGACGCCGAGCTGGTTTCCAAGAAGAAGGAAGCCCGCCAGGAAATCTTCAACCTGCGCCTGCAGCAGCAGACCGGCCGCTTGGAAAAGCCCAGCCGCCTGCGCGAGCTCAAGCGCCAGATCGCCCACATCGAAACGGTCGCCACCGAGCGGAAGAGCGGGAAGACCGTCGCCGCGAAGGCCGAAACCGCCCCGAAAGCCCCCAAGGCCAAAGCGAAAAAGGCTGCCACGGCAGAAAAATAA
- the rpsQ gene encoding 30S ribosomal protein S17 — protein MTQTASQPVRKERTGTVVSTKMAKTIVVKVVRRVPHPRYKKIVNVTKKFYAHDAESAAKEGDQVRIRETRPMSRLKRWELIEVVIAAKA, from the coding sequence ATGACCCAGACCGCTTCCCAACCCGTGCGCAAAGAACGCACCGGCACGGTCGTCTCGACCAAGATGGCCAAGACGATCGTTGTCAAAGTAGTGCGCCGCGTGCCGCACCCCCGCTACAAGAAAATCGTCAACGTGACGAAAAAGTTCTATGCCCACGACGCGGAAAGCGCCGCCAAGGAAGGGGATCAGGTTCGCATCCGCGAAACCCGTCCCATGAGCCGCCTCAAGCGCTGGGAACTGATCGAAGTCGTTATCGCCGCCAAGGCCTAA
- the rplN gene encoding 50S ribosomal protein L14 has translation MIQIRTWLDVADNSGAKLATMIGVIGKKTLHARVGDVITANVKEAAPDGTVKKSEVVRAVIVRTKQPIRRNDGSYLRFDSNAIVIIDKDLNPRGTRIFGPVARELREKNFMKIVSLAPEVV, from the coding sequence ATGATTCAGATCCGCACCTGGCTCGATGTGGCCGACAACTCCGGCGCCAAGCTCGCCACCATGATCGGCGTCATCGGCAAGAAGACCCTGCACGCCCGTGTTGGCGACGTTATCACCGCCAACGTCAAGGAAGCCGCCCCGGACGGCACCGTCAAAAAGAGCGAAGTCGTTCGCGCCGTCATCGTTCGCACCAAGCAGCCCATTCGCCGCAACGACGGCTCCTACCTTCGGTTCGACAGCAACGCCATCGTCATCATCGACAAAGACCTCAATCCCCGGGGCACCCGCATCTTCGGTCCCGTCGCGCGTGAACTGCGCGAGAAGAACTTCATGAAGATCGTCTCCCTCGCCCCGGAGGTCGTGTAA
- a CDS encoding 50S ribosomal protein L24 — translation MKSLFKSSRQPKQATFHLKKGDEVVIIAGTQRGKRGKVLKINRNSNRVLVEGVNMIKKAIRPTQENPKGGVNELEGSIHISNLMLASAHTDSRASKAASAAPAAKKATKAKKQD, via the coding sequence ATGAAATCCCTCTTCAAAAGCTCCCGCCAACCCAAGCAGGCCACCTTCCACCTCAAAAAGGGTGACGAGGTCGTCATCATCGCCGGCACCCAGCGTGGCAAACGCGGCAAGGTCCTCAAGATCAACCGCAACAGCAACCGCGTCCTGGTCGAAGGCGTCAACATGATCAAGAAGGCCATCCGGCCCACCCAGGAAAATCCCAAGGGCGGCGTCAACGAGCTGGAAGGCTCCATCCACATCTCCAACCTCATGCTGGCTTCCGCCCACACGGACAGCCGTGCCAGCAAGGCCGCCTCGGCCGCTCCTGCGGCCAAGAAGGCGACCAAAGCCAAGAAACAGGACTAG
- the rplE gene encoding 50S ribosomal protein L5 has protein sequence MTAPAPTLQTQYNEKVVPALKKARGYTNVHQIPRVEKIVVNSCVGSSPEIKLALEDAIRDITLITGQKPIRTVSKNSIANFKLRENQEIGCKVTLRGRIMWEFLERLIVAALPRIRDFRGISHRAFDGRGSYTLGVKDHTIFPEIELDKVKRTIGMDVTIVTSADTNDEARELLTLLGMPFTEKKVKTAETAEAAAA, from the coding sequence ATGACCGCTCCCGCTCCCACGCTGCAGACGCAGTACAACGAAAAAGTCGTCCCGGCCCTCAAGAAGGCCCGCGGCTATACCAACGTCCACCAGATTCCCCGGGTGGAGAAGATCGTCGTCAACTCCTGCGTCGGCTCCTCTCCTGAGATCAAGCTGGCTTTGGAAGACGCCATCCGCGACATCACCCTCATCACCGGCCAGAAGCCCATCCGCACCGTTTCCAAGAACAGCATCGCCAACTTCAAGCTGCGCGAGAACCAGGAAATCGGCTGCAAAGTGACTCTCCGCGGCCGCATCATGTGGGAATTCCTGGAGCGCCTCATCGTGGCCGCTCTGCCCCGCATCCGTGACTTCCGCGGCATCTCCCACCGCGCCTTCGACGGCCGCGGCAGCTACACGCTGGGCGTCAAGGACCACACCATCTTCCCGGAAATCGAGCTCGACAAGGTCAAGCGCACGATCGGCATGGACGTGACCATCGTCACCTCCGCCGACACGAACGACGAAGCCCGCGAATTGCTCACCCTCCTGGGCATGCCCTTCACCGAAAAGAAGGTCAAGACCGCGGAAACCGCCGAAGCGGCCGCCGCTTAA
- a CDS encoding type Z 30S ribosomal protein S14 gives MAKKAWVNRQQRKAKFASRAYNRCKITGRRRAFMRKFGVSRLQFREMALSAEIPGVTKSSW, from the coding sequence ATGGCTAAGAAAGCTTGGGTCAACCGCCAGCAGCGCAAGGCGAAGTTTGCCTCCCGCGCCTACAACCGCTGCAAGATCACTGGCCGCCGCCGCGCCTTCATGCGCAAGTTCGGCGTCAGCCGCCTCCAGTTCCGTGAAATGGCCCTGTCGGCGGAGATCCCCGGCGTGACCAAGTCCAGCTGGTAA
- the rpsH gene encoding 30S ribosomal protein S8 yields MQTDPLADFLSAIRNASLASKKEVLLPYSRLKQQVAVVLQEEGYLENVEVLNQDENKVKPKLKVTLRGSSKLKAVRSIKRISKPGLRRYVGAGEIPRVLGGLGISILSTPQGVMAGHRAKKLNVGGELLLTVY; encoded by the coding sequence ATGCAGACCGATCCTCTCGCCGACTTCCTGAGCGCCATTCGCAACGCGTCGCTCGCCTCCAAGAAGGAAGTCCTCCTCCCTTACTCCCGCCTCAAGCAGCAGGTGGCCGTCGTCCTCCAGGAGGAAGGTTACCTGGAAAACGTCGAAGTCCTCAACCAGGACGAAAACAAGGTGAAGCCCAAGCTCAAGGTGACCCTCCGTGGCTCCAGCAAGCTGAAGGCCGTTCGCAGCATCAAGCGCATCAGCAAGCCGGGTCTGCGCCGCTACGTCGGTGCCGGGGAAATTCCCCGCGTGCTCGGCGGCCTTGGAATTTCCATTTTGTCGACGCCCCAAGGCGTCATGGCCGGCCACCGCGCCAAGAAACTGAACGTCGGGGGCGAGCTGCTCCTGACTGTTTACTAA
- the rplF gene encoding 50S ribosomal protein L6, protein MSRVGNKPIPLPSGVKVAVNGLEIKIEGPKGKAASQLPKALSALLENNVLTLKNESEAREDRALHGLHRSLLANHVTGVSQGFQKKLEIQGVGFKANVAGKNLNLALGFSHPVVYNIPEGIKVTVTDNTNILVEGIDKHLVGQVAADVRSFYPPEPYKGKGVRYAGEQIRRKQGKTAQSK, encoded by the coding sequence ATGTCCCGCGTCGGAAATAAGCCCATTCCCCTGCCTAGCGGCGTCAAAGTCGCCGTCAACGGCTTGGAGATCAAAATCGAAGGCCCCAAGGGCAAGGCCGCGTCCCAGCTGCCGAAGGCGCTTAGCGCCCTGCTGGAAAACAACGTCCTGACCCTCAAGAACGAGAGCGAAGCCCGCGAAGATCGCGCCCTGCACGGCCTGCACCGCAGCCTCCTGGCCAACCACGTCACCGGCGTCTCCCAGGGTTTCCAGAAAAAGCTGGAAATCCAGGGCGTCGGCTTCAAGGCCAACGTTGCCGGGAAAAACCTGAACCTGGCCCTCGGCTTCTCCCACCCTGTCGTTTACAACATTCCCGAGGGGATCAAGGTGACCGTCACCGACAACACCAACATCCTCGTCGAAGGGATCGACAAGCACCTCGTCGGCCAGGTTGCCGCCGACGTTCGTAGCTTCTATCCGCCTGAGCCTTATAAGGGCAAGGGTGTCCGCTACGCCGGCGAACAGATCCGCCGCAAACAGGGCAAGACCGCCCAGAGCAAGTAA
- the rplR gene encoding 50S ribosomal protein L18, with protein MAIASKKTIRQRLHTRLRRKVSGTSERPRLSVNFSGRHIYAQLIDDQIGKTLVSAMSTEKSLDSSKLKPNAKSAEQIGKLVAERAKAKSIAKIVFDRGGFKYHGKVKALADAARAAGLEF; from the coding sequence ATGGCCATCGCATCCAAAAAAACCATCCGGCAGCGGCTGCACACCCGTCTCCGCCGCAAAGTGAGCGGCACCTCGGAACGGCCCCGCCTTTCCGTCAACTTCTCCGGCCGGCACATCTACGCCCAGCTCATCGACGACCAGATCGGCAAGACTCTCGTCAGCGCCATGAGCACGGAGAAGAGCCTGGACTCTTCCAAGCTCAAGCCCAACGCCAAGAGCGCCGAGCAGATCGGCAAGCTCGTCGCCGAACGCGCCAAGGCCAAGTCGATCGCCAAGATCGTCTTCGACCGTGGCGGCTTCAAATACCATGGCAAGGTCAAGGCCTTGGCCGACGCGGCTCGTGCGGCCGGTCTCGAATTCTAA
- the rpsE gene encoding 30S ribosomal protein S5 — MSDLSDKVVHINRCSKVVKGGRRFSFSALVVVGDKKGKVGIGFGKANEVADCVRKATENARRNMEPIALKDGTIPHEVFGTFDGGKVLLKPASQGTGLIAGSSVRAVIELAGVKDVLTKSLGSDNPYNVVKATLDALRQLRTRETIFQLRGKPVRQKKAEVAVAA; from the coding sequence ATGAGCGACCTGTCGGACAAGGTCGTCCACATCAACCGCTGCTCCAAGGTCGTCAAAGGCGGCCGCCGTTTCAGCTTCAGCGCCCTCGTCGTCGTCGGCGATAAGAAGGGGAAGGTTGGCATCGGTTTCGGCAAGGCCAACGAAGTGGCTGATTGCGTCCGCAAGGCCACGGAAAACGCCCGCCGCAACATGGAGCCCATCGCCCTCAAGGACGGCACCATCCCCCACGAGGTGTTCGGCACCTTCGACGGCGGCAAGGTGCTTCTCAAGCCCGCCTCCCAGGGTACCGGCCTCATCGCCGGTTCCTCCGTCCGCGCCGTCATCGAGCTGGCCGGCGTGAAGGACGTGCTGACCAAGTCCCTCGGCTCCGACAACCCCTACAACGTCGTCAAGGCCACCCTCGACGCCCTGCGCCAGCTCCGCACTCGGGAGACCATCTTCCAGCTGCGTGGCAAGCCTGTCCGCCAGAAGAAGGCGGAGGTTGCCGTGGCCGCCTAA
- the rplO gene encoding 50S ribosomal protein L15 — MRLHQLKPRPGARHRIKRLGCGESSGHGKTSGKGHKGQKARSGGSIRLGFEGGQMPLIRRIPKRGFNNTDFATVYAPVNVGDLEKLSAAEVNEKALRAAGLVNGNWDGVKILGTGELKKKLAVTVHAISEGARKKIEAAGGTVTLLEKKVAAPKAKKV, encoded by the coding sequence ATGCGACTTCACCAACTCAAGCCCCGTCCCGGCGCGCGCCACCGTATCAAGCGCCTCGGCTGCGGCGAAAGCTCCGGCCACGGTAAGACCAGCGGCAAGGGCCACAAGGGCCAGAAAGCCCGCTCCGGCGGCAGCATCCGCCTCGGCTTCGAAGGCGGCCAGATGCCCCTCATCCGCCGTATCCCCAAGCGCGGCTTCAACAACACCGATTTCGCCACCGTCTACGCCCCCGTGAACGTCGGCGACCTGGAGAAGCTCTCCGCCGCCGAAGTGAACGAGAAAGCCCTGCGCGCCGCGGGCCTCGTCAACGGCAACTGGGACGGCGTCAAGATCCTGGGCACGGGAGAACTTAAAAAGAAGCTCGCCGTTACCGTCCACGCCATCAGCGAGGGCGCCCGCAAGAAGATCGAGGCTGCGGGAGGCACCGTCACCCTTCTGGAAAAGAAGGTGGCTGCCCCGAAGGCCAAGAAAGTCTAA